A DNA window from Paenibacillus sp. HWE-109 contains the following coding sequences:
- a CDS encoding amylo-alpha-1,6-glucosidase, protein MNFDLNVVPFSRRESFLAISILPEAQDRQKGLYLRTVRGGDDKFGEAFHIAIQDASGQSVPFEAIACPERIQLASAAGSAEICISDRRTFRIRTKGCGIRLTFRTAAYDYAYQAASSSWEVNSFTHGCRFMLTALVGDLKMEVPWDKIKSSYVIADFIPDDQTGVSEFAIEEFNTVWEPRAAWESFDDAVATAKEEFTRWLDRTLPLPERWQESRELAAYITWSCLVPAEGCLTRPAMYMSKNWMTNIWSWDHCFNAMALVRHDPKLAWDQFMIFFDRQDESGLIPDFINDKYELWNCNKPPIHGWTLAWMMARTDYIKDAQLREVYGPLAKWTKWWFRYRDGDGDGIPQYNHGNDSGWDNSTAFNNGIPVESPDLAAFLILQVELLAEIAGLLGYTEEATEWRQLAEGTLEKMIRHFWKGDHFTACRSGTHALSEGDSLLLFVPILLGKRLPESIRAALLKGLRDEERFLTPNGWATESVKSSYYQPDGYWRGPIWAPSTMLLVEGVAAAGDRELAEEVARRFCAMLDRSGMAENFDAMTGQGLRDRAFTWTSSVFLILGHEYTTN, encoded by the coding sequence ATGAACTTTGACCTGAACGTTGTACCTTTCAGCCGTAGAGAATCCTTCTTGGCAATCTCGATTCTGCCGGAAGCCCAAGATCGACAAAAAGGCCTGTATCTGCGCACGGTGCGCGGCGGCGACGATAAATTCGGCGAGGCCTTTCATATCGCGATCCAGGATGCAAGCGGCCAATCCGTGCCTTTCGAGGCCATCGCTTGCCCGGAGCGAATTCAGCTTGCTTCGGCAGCAGGATCAGCGGAGATCTGCATCTCCGATCGCCGAACGTTTCGGATTCGCACGAAGGGATGTGGAATCCGTTTAACATTCCGCACGGCTGCCTACGATTATGCTTATCAAGCAGCTTCCAGCAGCTGGGAAGTGAACAGCTTCACGCATGGATGCAGGTTCATGCTGACGGCACTGGTTGGCGACTTGAAGATGGAAGTGCCATGGGACAAAATCAAAAGCTCTTACGTCATCGCAGATTTCATACCTGACGATCAAACGGGCGTTTCCGAGTTTGCTATAGAGGAATTCAATACGGTATGGGAGCCGCGCGCGGCTTGGGAATCCTTCGATGACGCGGTGGCGACAGCGAAGGAAGAATTTACGCGGTGGCTGGATAGGACGCTGCCTTTGCCGGAGAGATGGCAAGAAAGCAGGGAGCTTGCAGCTTATATTACGTGGTCCTGCCTCGTTCCGGCAGAAGGATGCTTGACGCGGCCAGCGATGTATATGTCGAAGAACTGGATGACGAATATTTGGAGCTGGGACCACTGCTTCAATGCGATGGCGCTCGTTCGTCATGATCCTAAGCTGGCGTGGGATCAATTCATGATTTTCTTTGACCGCCAGGACGAGAGCGGTTTGATCCCGGATTTCATCAATGATAAATACGAGCTCTGGAACTGCAACAAGCCGCCGATACACGGCTGGACGCTGGCTTGGATGATGGCCAGAACGGATTATATTAAGGATGCGCAGCTTAGGGAAGTGTACGGCCCTCTCGCCAAATGGACGAAATGGTGGTTCCGCTATCGGGACGGCGATGGAGACGGCATTCCGCAATACAATCACGGCAATGACTCTGGGTGGGATAACAGCACGGCTTTCAATAATGGCATTCCTGTAGAAAGCCCGGATTTAGCGGCTTTTCTCATTCTGCAAGTTGAACTGCTTGCTGAGATTGCAGGTCTGCTCGGTTACACCGAAGAAGCGACGGAATGGCGACAGCTTGCCGAGGGCACACTGGAGAAGATGATTCGTCATTTCTGGAAGGGTGACCATTTCACGGCTTGCCGCTCAGGCACGCACGCGTTGTCAGAAGGCGACAGTCTCCTCTTGTTTGTGCCAATCCTGCTCGGCAAACGGCTTCCCGAGTCAATCCGCGCAGCTTTATTGAAGGGCTTGCGGGATGAAGAGCGCTTCTTAACTCCCAATGGCTGGGCGACAGAGAGTGTGAAGAGCTCTTACTATCAGCCAGACGGCTATTGGCGCGGACCGATCTGGGCACCGTCGACGATGCTGCTTGTTGAAGGCGTTGCCGCAGCGGGGGATCGCGAGCTGGCGGAGGAAGTTGCCCGCCGATTCTGCGCTATGCTGGATCGCAGCGGAATGGCGGAGAATTTTGACGCAATGACGGGACAAGGATTGCGTGACCGCGCTTTCACATGGACATCCAGTGTGTTTCTAATATTAGGTCATGAGTACACAACAAACTAA
- a CDS encoding cache domain-containing sensor histidine kinase, with amino-acid sequence MSYYQSAKVINSQFGKYGENAVAQLEQQTSSYLNRMNQTTETVYSYLLDPARVDLGDQAPTTYKEIMDKDDFEVLLKALKTDRTTGIYIITSSGYYYGENNLDVSKLGLIPAWQSMLDTQEGKYWLGFYPQNHGMKESEESGIPVLGLAVPITNPYGALRGSKILIEENAGDLLHMFKLFENDTKAHLRITNPQGRIIYETQSTITSQPSDIVWNKTVAANQWTLEARLPARLFYSSSGIIRSNTILVAVVSCLLAFGFAYWFSSRFTARIRRLKDAMQKVGFGKLQTRTQVEARDELGSLDTSFNNMVRGIQTLIGEVERSERLKKEAELKAFHYQINPHLLFNTLNSIQWKARLQGAEDIRQMLYHLTMVLEGNLDISQELIPLGRELRMIEHFLKIQEVRYGPVFTYELVCDEQLKQYLIPRMTLQPLFENIFFHGFEDGKGVIRLSVREAGNQLLLALSDNGAGIPADKLKRLLQPGDTKRKGRGGLGVLNADQKFKLHFGQQYGLAVQSIQGEGTTITMEWPKKEESPHGNSEDH; translated from the coding sequence TTGTCCTATTATCAGTCCGCGAAGGTGATTAATTCCCAGTTTGGCAAATACGGCGAGAATGCAGTAGCTCAGTTGGAGCAGCAGACAAGCTCCTATTTGAATCGTATGAATCAAACGACGGAGACGGTCTACTCCTATCTGCTTGATCCTGCAAGAGTTGATTTGGGGGACCAGGCTCCGACGACGTATAAAGAAATTATGGATAAGGATGACTTTGAAGTCCTTCTGAAAGCGCTTAAAACAGATCGGACTACTGGCATCTATATCATTACCAGCTCTGGCTACTACTATGGAGAAAATAATCTTGATGTCTCGAAGCTCGGACTGATCCCGGCTTGGCAATCGATGTTGGATACACAGGAAGGGAAATATTGGCTGGGGTTCTATCCGCAGAATCATGGCATGAAGGAAAGCGAAGAATCCGGGATCCCCGTGCTCGGCTTAGCAGTACCGATTACTAATCCTTATGGCGCGCTGCGCGGCAGCAAAATTCTGATTGAAGAAAATGCCGGGGATCTGCTGCATATGTTCAAGCTGTTTGAGAATGATACGAAAGCTCATCTGAGAATAACGAATCCGCAGGGGCGAATTATATATGAGACGCAATCGACAATCACATCACAACCGAGTGATATTGTGTGGAACAAAACAGTTGCGGCCAATCAATGGACCCTAGAGGCCAGGTTGCCTGCCCGGTTGTTCTACAGTTCTTCAGGAATAATAAGATCCAATACGATTCTGGTTGCTGTTGTGTCATGTTTGCTGGCTTTTGGGTTTGCTTATTGGTTCTCCTCCCGATTCACAGCGCGGATTCGTCGTCTGAAGGATGCGATGCAGAAGGTCGGCTTCGGCAAGCTGCAGACGAGGACTCAGGTGGAAGCCAGGGATGAGCTGGGTAGTTTGGATACGAGTTTCAACAACATGGTGCGCGGCATTCAGACTTTGATCGGTGAGGTTGAACGAAGCGAGAGGCTGAAGAAGGAAGCGGAATTGAAAGCTTTTCATTATCAAATTAATCCTCATCTGCTCTTCAATACGCTTAATTCCATTCAGTGGAAAGCCAGATTGCAGGGGGCGGAGGATATCCGCCAAATGCTGTATCATCTGACGATGGTGCTGGAAGGCAATTTGGATATTTCGCAGGAGCTCATTCCGCTTGGTCGAGAGCTGCGAATGATTGAGCATTTTCTGAAAATTCAAGAGGTCCGCTATGGTCCTGTTTTCACCTATGAGTTGGTCTGTGATGAACAGCTTAAGCAATATCTGATTCCCCGGATGACGCTGCAGCCATTGTTCGAAAATATTTTCTTCCACGGCTTCGAGGATGGCAAGGGAGTGATCCGTTTAAGCGTGCGGGAGGCAGGGAATCAGTTGCTGCTTGCGCTTTCCGATAATGGCGCAGGCATTCCGGCGGATAAATTAAAACGGCTTCTTCAGCCCGGTGATACGAAACGCAAAGGCAGGGGCGGTCTGGGCGTGCTGAATGCCGATCAGAAATTCAAGCTGCATTTTGGCCAGCAATATGGTTTAGCTGTGCAATCGATCCAAGGGGAAGGGACAACGATCACGATGGAATGGCCTAAGAAGGAGGAGAGTCCGCATGGAAACAGCGAAGACCATTAA
- a CDS encoding response regulator — translation METAKTIKVIIADDESIVRKGLRSTVPWDKYGMEVVADAPNGRKAWEAFLEHRPQVVITDIVMPEMDGIELSRRVKEAAPDTRIILLSCHRDFEYAQQGIKLGAAGYLLKTAFEDDELEGMLAKFQHDLAMTASVSAVTQAVPGKDEDERLGTLLYAWLNGHNDKFVEEMKKRTREVWSFHGEPVYVYLIKTSGCEASWLELLKESAQEDRQLCEGAIIPYGEERCYYIVPESLRKAAEGLLVERKSESAKLQWARRGPLTSAEERLEALASLHKASELEKAYGVTATDWPEPIWKAVKLLHDNPAADWSVSDVAGQVGLSRSHFSILFKKALGDSFVAFQYKRKLKLAYGLLKDTNLTMQDIAERTGLGDSKYFSKWFKRCTGQTPSHYRAQQKDGTLRT, via the coding sequence ATGGAAACAGCGAAGACCATTAAGGTGATTATCGCAGATGATGAGAGCATCGTTCGCAAAGGGCTCCGTTCCACGGTGCCTTGGGATAAATACGGGATGGAAGTCGTGGCGGACGCCCCGAATGGCCGGAAAGCTTGGGAGGCTTTCCTGGAGCATCGGCCTCAAGTGGTGATTACGGACATTGTAATGCCCGAAATGGATGGGATTGAGCTGTCGCGCCGCGTCAAGGAAGCAGCGCCGGATACAAGAATCATCCTGCTCAGCTGCCACCGGGATTTCGAGTATGCCCAGCAAGGGATCAAGCTGGGAGCGGCAGGCTACTTGCTCAAGACGGCCTTCGAAGATGATGAGCTGGAGGGGATGCTGGCGAAGTTTCAGCATGATTTGGCGATGACGGCATCCGTCTCGGCCGTCACTCAGGCAGTTCCCGGTAAAGACGAAGATGAGCGTCTCGGAACACTGCTTTATGCTTGGCTGAATGGGCATAATGACAAGTTCGTCGAGGAAATGAAGAAACGGACCCGCGAGGTGTGGTCTTTCCACGGGGAGCCGGTGTATGTGTACCTCATCAAGACGTCCGGGTGTGAGGCATCCTGGCTTGAACTTTTGAAGGAGAGCGCCCAAGAAGACCGCCAGCTCTGTGAAGGGGCGATCATTCCTTATGGCGAGGAGCGCTGCTACTATATCGTGCCGGAATCGCTTCGGAAGGCGGCAGAGGGCTTGCTGGTTGAGCGAAAAAGCGAGAGCGCGAAGCTGCAGTGGGCCAGAAGAGGGCCGCTCACAAGCGCAGAAGAACGCTTAGAAGCGCTAGCATCCTTGCATAAAGCTTCGGAGTTGGAGAAAGCCTATGGCGTAACTGCCACGGATTGGCCAGAGCCAATCTGGAAAGCAGTTAAGCTGCTGCACGACAATCCGGCCGCAGATTGGTCGGTCAGTGATGTGGCTGGACAGGTTGGCCTCAGTCGGAGCCATTTCTCGATCTTGTTCAAGAAAGCGCTGGGGGACAGCTTCGTCGCTTTTCAATACAAACGCAAACTCAAATTAGCCTATGGGTTATTAAAGGATACCAACCTGACGATGCAGGATATCGCTGAGCGAACAGGGCTTGGGGATAGCAAATATTTCAGCAAATGGTTCAAACGATGCACAGGCCAAACGCCAAGCCACTACCGTGCCCAACAAAAAGACGGTACCCTCCGAACATAA
- a CDS encoding ABC transporter substrate-binding protein has protein sequence MKKKLSLIVLTSAITITTLTACGNNEGTKDKAAKPAETNPSANVKTLRFATWDTGDALKIEQDIAKKFEANHPGTVVQVEAYADGFDQKLAAGFGATNPPDVMYMWDFPTYHQSLEPLGSYADGDKDLKKDDFYKGLFNYATIDNKLYGIPAGFTTRVMYYNKKIFDNAKVPYPKDGWTWDEFQEITKKLTDKANKQYGFGVRAENDTYDLQGFVWSNGGSYISDDGKTINGFMNSKATAGAIQIFGDMLKNGSAVLAGGKGQQSGEDIFKAGKIAMWESGIWPLESFKQAGIDVGTVEMPAFPGKPVKGVIAESALSIAKDSKQKDLAWEFIKYYVGSEAIKMRVADLPVRGSVVNELKKDQDPLYKPFYTMLQRSDNSPAFLLNAKWNEINRQLSAAVEAVVQGSSAQDALDQAVKDSERYLK, from the coding sequence ATGAAGAAGAAACTTTCACTCATTGTCCTTACATCTGCAATCACCATTACAACGCTTACAGCATGCGGGAATAACGAAGGTACCAAAGACAAAGCGGCAAAGCCGGCAGAGACGAACCCTTCAGCCAATGTGAAAACGCTTCGATTCGCCACCTGGGATACCGGAGATGCACTGAAAATTGAGCAGGATATCGCGAAGAAGTTCGAAGCGAATCATCCTGGAACGGTAGTTCAAGTAGAAGCTTACGCTGACGGTTTCGATCAGAAGCTGGCAGCCGGTTTCGGCGCTACGAATCCTCCGGATGTGATGTACATGTGGGATTTCCCAACGTATCATCAGTCGCTTGAACCGCTTGGCAGCTACGCTGACGGGGATAAGGATTTGAAGAAGGATGATTTCTACAAAGGGTTGTTCAATTACGCGACGATCGACAACAAGCTTTATGGGATTCCGGCTGGTTTTACGACCCGTGTTATGTATTACAACAAGAAGATTTTCGATAATGCCAAAGTTCCTTATCCTAAGGATGGTTGGACATGGGATGAATTCCAGGAAATTACTAAGAAGCTGACGGATAAGGCGAATAAACAGTATGGATTTGGTGTTCGTGCCGAGAATGATACGTACGATTTGCAAGGTTTCGTGTGGAGCAATGGCGGTTCTTATATTTCGGATGACGGTAAAACGATAAACGGCTTCATGAACAGCAAAGCAACCGCCGGGGCTATTCAAATTTTCGGAGATATGCTCAAGAACGGTTCGGCCGTGTTAGCCGGAGGCAAGGGGCAGCAAAGCGGCGAGGATATTTTCAAAGCCGGGAAAATCGCCATGTGGGAAAGCGGCATCTGGCCACTGGAATCGTTCAAACAAGCAGGAATTGATGTAGGGACCGTGGAGATGCCTGCATTCCCAGGTAAACCAGTCAAAGGTGTCATTGCTGAATCCGCCCTTTCTATTGCGAAGGATTCGAAGCAGAAGGACCTCGCTTGGGAGTTTATCAAATATTATGTTGGGAGCGAAGCGATCAAAATGCGCGTAGCGGATTTGCCAGTCAGAGGAAGTGTCGTGAACGAGCTGAAGAAGGATCAAGACCCGCTATACAAGCCGTTCTACACCATGCTGCAGCGCTCCGACAACTCGCCAGCGTTCCTGCTCAATGCCAAGTGGAATGAAATAAACCGCCAGCTATCGGCAGCTGTAGAAGCCGTCGTTCAAGGCAGCAGTGCTCAAGATGCGCTGGATCAGGCAGTAAAAGACAGCGAGCGTTATTTGAAATAA
- a CDS encoding carbohydrate ABC transporter permease, whose amino-acid sequence MPRRKRSLGGVIPYLFIFPWIFGFLVFTLGPLLFSLIISFFDWPIVGKVRFIGLGNYIDMFTDDPLFWKSFGVTIKFAALFVPLNIAVALGLAILLNQKVRGSAIFRTAFYLPSVISGVALAMIWAWVYSGDYGILNYFLSLIGVQGPNWLNNAHWSLVAMVVASLWGQGSMMLVFLAGLKGIPKDLYESASIDGAGKLRQFFSVTIPMLSPTIIFNLITSIIAAFQQLTLALLLTGGGPLKSTYFYAMYMYENAFKFFKMGYSAANAWFMFLIVLSLTFLVFKSSEAWVFYEGEMKRKPQKKAKSSGRGRSS is encoded by the coding sequence ATGCCTAGAAGGAAACGAAGCTTAGGTGGGGTCATTCCCTACCTCTTCATTTTCCCGTGGATCTTTGGATTCCTGGTGTTCACGTTAGGGCCTTTGTTATTCTCGCTCATTATTTCATTTTTTGATTGGCCGATTGTAGGGAAAGTGCGTTTTATCGGCTTAGGCAATTATATCGATATGTTCACGGATGACCCGCTGTTCTGGAAATCGTTCGGCGTGACGATCAAATTCGCTGCGTTGTTTGTTCCTCTTAATATCGCGGTTGCGCTAGGTCTGGCGATTCTGCTCAATCAGAAAGTGCGCGGCAGCGCGATTTTCCGCACGGCGTTTTATTTGCCATCTGTGATCTCGGGTGTTGCCCTTGCGATGATTTGGGCTTGGGTGTACAGCGGGGATTACGGCATTCTGAATTATTTCCTGTCGCTTATCGGCGTACAAGGTCCGAATTGGTTGAACAATGCGCATTGGTCTCTGGTCGCGATGGTCGTTGCCAGCCTGTGGGGACAGGGCTCGATGATGCTCGTCTTCCTTGCAGGGCTCAAGGGGATACCTAAGGACCTGTATGAATCTGCTTCTATTGACGGAGCAGGCAAGTTAAGACAATTTTTCAGCGTGACGATTCCGATGCTCAGTCCGACCATCATTTTTAATCTTATTACGTCCATTATTGCGGCATTTCAACAGCTGACGCTTGCTCTCTTGCTTACGGGAGGCGGTCCTTTGAAATCAACCTACTTTTACGCGATGTACATGTACGAGAATGCCTTTAAGTTTTTCAAAATGGGGTATTCCGCAGCCAATGCCTGGTTCATGTTCCTTATTGTCCTCAGTCTCACGTTCCTTGTCTTCAAATCGTCAGAGGCGTGGGTGTTCTATGAAGGCGAAATGAAACGCAAACCGCAGAAGAAAGCGAAGTCCAGCGGAAGGGGGCGGTCTTCATGA
- a CDS encoding carbohydrate ABC transporter permease, whose protein sequence is MKRVVVYGLLIVCSLLFVAPLFWAVTTALKSPTELYLFPPKWIPSVWKFGNFADAWTIQPFNLFLKNTVIVTLLSTLGQLISCTLVAYGFARFEFKGRDLLFLIVLATMMIPWEVTMIPQYMEFNYLGWINTLKPLIVPSFFGSAYYIFLLRQFILTLPRELDEAATIDGANKFAILVRIIVPLMGPSLILVGVFQMMSCWNDYLGPLIFLNDQSKYTLTLGLSQFKGMFGVDMQSIMAITCLISIPPLAVFFFAQRYIVGGIAGTGIKG, encoded by the coding sequence ATGAAACGGGTAGTCGTCTATGGCTTGCTGATTGTCTGCTCGCTGTTGTTCGTCGCTCCGCTGTTCTGGGCGGTGACGACGGCGCTGAAATCGCCAACCGAGCTGTACCTTTTCCCGCCTAAATGGATTCCTTCTGTTTGGAAATTCGGCAATTTTGCCGATGCGTGGACGATTCAGCCGTTTAACTTATTCCTGAAAAATACCGTCATCGTGACGTTGTTGTCCACGCTAGGCCAACTGATATCCTGCACGCTCGTAGCCTACGGGTTCGCGAGATTTGAATTTAAAGGGCGCGATCTATTATTTCTGATTGTGCTCGCAACGATGATGATTCCTTGGGAAGTTACCATGATTCCGCAGTACATGGAATTTAACTATCTGGGCTGGATTAATACGCTCAAACCGCTTATAGTCCCATCGTTTTTTGGTTCAGCATACTACATTTTCTTGCTGAGACAATTCATCCTCACGCTTCCTCGTGAATTGGATGAGGCAGCTACCATTGATGGAGCGAATAAATTCGCTATTCTCGTGCGGATTATCGTTCCTCTCATGGGACCGTCGCTGATCTTAGTCGGCGTGTTTCAGATGATGAGCTGTTGGAACGATTATCTCGGACCGCTCATTTTCCTAAATGATCAATCGAAATATACATTGACGCTTGGATTATCGCAGTTCAAAGGCATGTTCGGCGTCGATATGCAGTCCATTATGGCAATCACCTGTCTGATCTCCATCCCGCCGCTGGCTGTTTTCTTTTTCGCGCAGCGTTATATTGTCGGCGGTATCGCAGGTACGGGAATTAAAGGATAG
- a CDS encoding glycoside hydrolase family 2 TIM barrel-domain containing protein has protein sequence MRNEKVTRDWDNLAVLERNRTKSRAYFIPYSDRTGALSYDRGSSPWFKSLNGYWKFHYAKGPEWAPDDFYEKNYDLSGWDEIQVPSHWQLKGYGNPHYTDLYYPFPVNPPHVPNDNPTGSYVREFELPSHWDGRKLAVKFDGVDSAFHVWVNGAFVGYSQGSRLTSEFDLTPYINQGINRMAVRVYQWSDGSYLEDQDMWYMSGIFRDVYLISEPSSARIVDYRIVTELDAAYSNATLSVEVELQGEALQGKLLLELLDSEGAHVVSAEKQIADAASGKTVLVFSMSVTKPALWSAEAPSLYHLALSLVDQNDRVIESAAQRVGFRKIEVKEGQFLVNGKAIMLKGVNRHDHHPDTGRTVTLTTMIQDVKMMKQHNINAVRTAHYPNDPRFYDICDEYGLYVMEETDLETHGFEPLGNISRLSDDPAWQEAYVDRVRRMVERDKNHPSVLFWSLGNESGFGCNFRAMSAWCKQADPTRLIHYEEDREAEVCDIVSTMYSSVEKMAGFGQLIDHPKPHILCEFAHAMGNGPGGLRPYFDTFDAYRRLQGGFVWEWIDHGIRRKTADGRDDYAYGGDYGDVPNNSNFVIDGLVRPDRTPSPGLIEYKKIIEPVRVEHIKEDRIRITNRYDFVTLDHLYADWSVTVEGQTVQSGILVLPRIDPGESAELSIPFQADRQVAFLEQGAERWLNIGFTLASDCIWGEQGHEIAWGQFALSAVENSTSEAASLPIRSLICLEKDRELILTNDLFTITFDTRLAGIRSLRINGKDLMNAGPRLNFWRAPIDNDMYVLPDWRKAHLDRLSERIDHCRWERVNEGTIRITWESRIAPPVFDWGFRCETTYTLTGSGLIIIDVQGVPEGKPPAMLPKIGLQMEIPGDMDAVKWYGRGPGESYSDSKEAGRFGVYQKSVDDLFTPYIYPQENGNRTDVRWVSITDGAGTGLLAAGAPTLEFSARRYTDADLEAAKHATDLVARDFITLNLDYRQNGLGSNSCGPAQSPENAVASEAFRFRMLLKPYLSEDAQAERLSHQMRREMNTNQPQEGTNHA, from the coding sequence ATGCGTAACGAGAAAGTGACACGCGATTGGGATAATCTGGCGGTGCTGGAGCGCAATCGTACGAAGAGTCGGGCGTATTTCATCCCGTACTCCGATCGGACCGGGGCTTTGAGCTATGATCGCGGGAGCTCCCCTTGGTTCAAATCCTTGAATGGCTATTGGAAGTTTCATTATGCGAAAGGGCCGGAATGGGCGCCGGATGATTTTTACGAAAAGAATTATGACCTGTCTGGTTGGGATGAGATCCAGGTTCCGAGCCACTGGCAGTTGAAAGGCTATGGAAACCCTCATTACACGGACTTATATTATCCGTTCCCGGTTAATCCTCCGCATGTGCCTAATGATAATCCTACAGGCAGCTATGTGCGAGAGTTTGAACTTCCTTCACACTGGGACGGCAGGAAGCTGGCCGTGAAATTCGATGGCGTGGACAGTGCTTTCCATGTATGGGTGAACGGGGCATTCGTAGGTTACAGTCAAGGCAGCCGATTGACGTCAGAGTTTGACTTGACCCCCTATATTAATCAGGGAATCAACCGAATGGCAGTGCGCGTCTATCAATGGTCAGACGGCAGCTATCTGGAAGATCAGGACATGTGGTATATGAGCGGTATTTTCCGCGATGTGTATCTGATTTCGGAGCCATCCTCCGCGCGGATCGTGGACTATAGGATTGTGACGGAATTGGACGCGGCCTACAGCAATGCGACATTATCTGTTGAGGTTGAACTGCAAGGCGAAGCGCTGCAAGGGAAACTCCTGCTGGAGCTGTTGGATAGCGAAGGGGCGCATGTTGTTTCGGCCGAAAAGCAGATCGCTGATGCGGCTAGCGGGAAGACGGTCCTCGTGTTTTCCATGTCGGTCACGAAGCCTGCGCTATGGAGCGCTGAAGCTCCATCACTCTATCATTTGGCCTTAAGTCTAGTAGATCAGAACGACAGGGTGATAGAGTCAGCTGCCCAGCGCGTGGGCTTCCGGAAGATCGAAGTGAAGGAAGGCCAGTTCTTGGTGAACGGCAAAGCGATCATGCTCAAAGGTGTAAACCGCCATGATCACCATCCGGATACAGGACGTACAGTGACGCTAACGACGATGATTCAAGATGTGAAAATGATGAAGCAGCATAATATCAATGCGGTCAGAACGGCTCATTATCCGAATGACCCGCGGTTCTATGATATTTGCGATGAATATGGCCTGTATGTCATGGAAGAAACCGATTTGGAAACCCACGGCTTCGAGCCTCTGGGCAATATTTCCCGGTTAAGCGATGATCCTGCCTGGCAGGAAGCTTATGTAGACCGCGTGCGCCGCATGGTGGAGCGCGACAAGAATCATCCTTCGGTTCTATTCTGGTCACTCGGCAATGAGTCCGGCTTCGGCTGCAATTTCCGGGCGATGTCAGCGTGGTGCAAACAAGCAGATCCAACCCGGCTTATTCATTATGAAGAAGATCGTGAAGCGGAAGTGTGCGATATTGTGAGCACCATGTACTCCTCTGTGGAGAAGATGGCAGGCTTCGGCCAGTTGATTGATCATCCAAAACCGCATATCCTATGCGAATTTGCGCATGCCATGGGGAATGGCCCAGGCGGGCTTAGACCTTATTTTGATACTTTCGATGCTTATAGAAGGTTGCAGGGCGGTTTCGTATGGGAATGGATTGACCACGGAATTCGCAGGAAAACAGCGGATGGCAGAGACGACTACGCCTATGGCGGAGACTATGGCGATGTGCCGAACAACAGCAATTTTGTCATTGATGGTCTTGTACGGCCGGATCGGACACCTTCGCCAGGTCTTATTGAATATAAGAAAATTATCGAGCCTGTTCGAGTCGAGCATATAAAAGAGGATCGCATACGGATCACGAATCGCTATGACTTTGTGACTCTCGATCACCTCTACGCCGATTGGAGCGTAACGGTAGAAGGTCAGACTGTCCAAAGCGGCATATTGGTTCTGCCGCGTATTGATCCTGGTGAAAGTGCAGAGCTGAGCATTCCATTCCAAGCAGACCGTCAGGTCGCCTTCTTGGAACAGGGGGCTGAGCGCTGGTTGAATATCGGCTTCACGCTTGCATCGGATTGTATCTGGGGCGAGCAAGGACATGAGATAGCTTGGGGACAATTCGCGTTAAGTGCAGTTGAGAACAGCACTTCAGAAGCAGCAAGTCTGCCGATTCGCAGCTTGATTTGCCTGGAGAAAGATCGCGAGCTTATCCTCACGAATGATTTATTTACGATCACGTTCGATACCCGTCTTGCCGGAATTAGATCACTGCGAATTAACGGCAAGGATCTTATGAACGCAGGGCCGCGTCTCAATTTCTGGCGTGCGCCGATTGATAACGACATGTATGTCCTGCCAGACTGGCGCAAGGCTCATCTCGATAGACTCAGCGAGCGTATCGATCACTGCCGCTGGGAGCGGGTGAATGAGGGGACGATTCGGATAACGTGGGAGTCACGCATCGCGCCTCCGGTATTCGATTGGGGCTTCCGATGTGAGACGACCTACACCCTAACAGGATCAGGGCTCATCATCATTGACGTGCAAGGGGTCCCGGAAGGCAAACCTCCTGCGATGCTTCCTAAGATTGGACTGCAAATGGAGATTCCAGGAGACATGGATGCTGTGAAATGGTATGGACGCGGCCCTGGAGAGAGCTACTCGGATAGTAAAGAAGCGGGACGGTTCGGTGTTTATCAGAAGTCGGTAGATGACTTATTCACTCCTTATATTTATCCGCAGGAAAATGGCAACCGCACCGATGTCAGATGGGTGTCGATTACGGATGGCGCCGGGACCGGCCTGCTTGCCGCAGGAGCGCCGACACTTGAATTCAGCGCAAGACGCTATACGGACGCTGATTTGGAAGCAGCCAAACATGCGACTGATCTTGTCGCGCGGGACTTCATAACACTGAATTTGGACTACAGGCAGAATGGTCTGGGCAGCAATAGCTGTGGACCTGCTCAATCGCCAGAGAACGCAGTCGCATCAGAAGCATTCCGTTTCAGGATGCTGCTTAAGCCCTATCTATCTGAAGATGCCCAAGCAGAGCGGCTGAGCCATCAAATGAGACGAGAAATGAACACGAACCAGCCACAGGAGGGAACTAACCATGCTTAA